The Mycolicibacterium smegmatis genome has a window encoding:
- a CDS encoding aldo/keto reductase, with protein sequence MEYRRVGDSGLVVSELSFGAATFGGSGDFFGAWGDTGVDAARAMVDMCLDAGVTLFDTADVYSDGASEEVLGAALRGRRDRVLISTKAALPTAPDDWGTSRSRLLRAVDTALRRLQTDRIDLFQLHAYDAYTPIDEVLHTLDTLVEQGKVRYTGVSNFSGWQLMKSLSLAERHGRTRYVAHQVYYSLIGRDYEWELMPLAAAEGVGALVWSPLGWGRLTGRIRRDTPLPQRSRLHATAAAGPPVDEDLLYAVVDELDAVAAETGRSVAQIALNWLLRRPTVSSVIIGARDEHQLRENLGAVGWRLDDDQVARLERVSSREAPYPHFPYYRQDGFARLNPPVGADR encoded by the coding sequence ATGGAATACCGCAGAGTGGGCGATTCCGGCCTGGTGGTCTCCGAACTGAGTTTCGGCGCAGCCACTTTCGGAGGGTCGGGAGACTTCTTCGGCGCGTGGGGCGACACCGGTGTCGACGCCGCCAGGGCGATGGTGGACATGTGCCTCGACGCGGGCGTCACACTGTTCGACACCGCCGACGTCTACTCCGACGGCGCGTCGGAGGAGGTGCTCGGCGCGGCGCTACGCGGTCGCCGCGACCGCGTCCTCATCTCGACCAAGGCCGCTCTGCCCACCGCACCCGACGACTGGGGCACATCGCGGTCACGGCTGTTGCGCGCCGTGGACACCGCGCTGAGGCGACTGCAGACCGACCGCATCGACCTGTTCCAGTTGCACGCCTATGACGCTTACACCCCGATCGACGAGGTGCTGCACACCCTCGACACGCTGGTCGAACAGGGCAAGGTGCGCTACACCGGGGTGTCGAACTTCTCCGGTTGGCAACTGATGAAATCGCTTTCGCTGGCCGAGAGGCACGGCCGCACGAGATACGTTGCGCACCAGGTGTACTACTCGCTGATCGGCCGCGACTACGAGTGGGAGCTGATGCCGCTGGCGGCGGCCGAGGGCGTCGGCGCACTCGTGTGGAGCCCGCTGGGCTGGGGCAGGCTCACCGGGCGGATCCGGCGCGATACGCCGTTGCCGCAACGCAGCAGACTCCACGCGACCGCTGCCGCCGGGCCACCCGTCGACGAGGACCTGCTGTACGCCGTGGTCGACGAACTCGACGCCGTCGCGGCCGAAACCGGCCGCAGCGTCGCGCAGATCGCGCTGAACTGGCTGCTGCGCCGACCCACCGTGTCGTCGGTGATCATCGGCGCGCGCGACGAGCACCAACTGCGCGAAAACCTCGGCGCGGTCGGGTGGCGACTCGACGACGACCAGGTCGCACGCCTCGAGCGCGTCAGCTCACGCGAAGCGCCCTACCCGCACTTCCCCTACTACCGCCAGGACGGCTTCGCGCGGCTCAACCCGCCTGTCGGTGCAGATCGATGA
- a CDS encoding MFS transporter translates to MSTDIGRTAGQKAQRIHWAWVVAAVSFVAILGAAGFRSIPGVMMNPLHHEFGWTHGTVGLAMSVNMMLYGLTAPFAAALMDRFGVRPVLTVSLLLITTGSALSITMTASWQLVLLWGVLVGIGTGSISMGFVATIATRWFEQRRGLVTGVLTAASATGQLIFLPIVAAVTTHHGWRWASLIVAAAALAVVPLVAVFMRNYPADKGLAPYGAGEAQAAAPVVPASSFAAAFDGLRLGARSRAFWLLAASFAICGMTTNGLIATHFIPAANDHGMPTTVAAGLLATIGILDVAGTVFSGWLTDRVDPRVLLLVYYAGRGVSLLLLPSLLSPQAEPSTWVFVVFYGLDWVATVPPTIVLCRDFFGTRSPVVFGWVFASHQVGAAIAAAGAGWLRDLNGNYDMAFYLAAGLCFIAAVFSASIGKSQVSSEEADSVETSALP, encoded by the coding sequence GTGAGCACGGACATCGGCCGAACCGCCGGACAGAAAGCCCAACGCATCCACTGGGCGTGGGTGGTCGCGGCGGTGAGTTTCGTGGCGATCCTGGGCGCTGCCGGCTTCCGGTCCATCCCCGGCGTGATGATGAACCCTCTGCATCACGAGTTCGGGTGGACGCACGGCACCGTCGGGCTCGCGATGTCGGTCAACATGATGTTGTACGGCCTCACCGCGCCGTTCGCCGCGGCGCTCATGGACCGCTTCGGCGTCCGGCCCGTGCTGACCGTGTCGCTGTTGCTGATCACCACCGGCTCGGCGCTGAGCATCACCATGACCGCCAGCTGGCAGCTGGTGCTGCTGTGGGGCGTGCTGGTGGGTATCGGCACCGGATCGATCTCGATGGGGTTCGTCGCGACGATCGCGACGCGCTGGTTCGAGCAGCGCCGCGGCCTGGTCACGGGTGTGCTCACGGCCGCGAGCGCGACCGGGCAGCTCATCTTCCTGCCGATCGTGGCCGCGGTGACCACGCACCACGGCTGGCGCTGGGCCTCGCTCATCGTCGCGGCGGCCGCGCTGGCCGTCGTCCCGCTCGTCGCGGTGTTCATGCGCAACTACCCCGCCGACAAGGGCCTGGCGCCCTACGGCGCCGGGGAGGCCCAGGCAGCCGCACCGGTGGTGCCCGCGAGCAGCTTCGCGGCCGCGTTCGACGGGCTGCGCCTCGGGGCGCGCTCACGCGCCTTCTGGCTGCTGGCGGCGAGCTTCGCGATCTGCGGTATGACCACCAACGGCCTGATCGCGACGCACTTCATCCCCGCGGCCAACGACCACGGCATGCCGACGACCGTCGCCGCGGGCCTGCTCGCCACGATCGGCATCCTCGACGTCGCGGGCACGGTGTTCTCGGGTTGGCTCACCGACCGCGTCGATCCGCGCGTGCTGTTGCTCGTCTACTACGCCGGCCGCGGGGTCTCCCTGCTGTTGTTGCCGTCACTTCTTTCGCCGCAGGCCGAACCGAGCACATGGGTGTTCGTGGTGTTCTACGGGCTGGACTGGGTGGCCACAGTCCCGCCGACCATCGTGCTGTGCCGGGATTTCTTCGGCACGCGCTCGCCCGTGGTGTTCGGCTGGGTGTTCGCATCGCACCAGGTGGGCGCCGCTATTGCGGCCGCGGGCGCGGGCTGGCTGCGCGACCTCAACGGTAACTACGACAT
- a CDS encoding GlxA family transcriptional regulator translates to MHRVAVLLIPPVIAFDATIAPMLFGYATDADGNPLYEVVTCGVDGEPVHSTNGFAIVPAAGPEALASADTVVVPGTTYAAARQDGVLEEDVSAALARIPAGTRLVSICTGAFVLAAAGLLDGRPATTHWRWADELRRLHPKIAVDENVLFVDDGDLLTSAGLAAGIDLCLHIIRTDHGAGVANAVARYCVVPPWREGGQAQFIDRRLPEPEQATTSTAGTREWALDRLHEELTVERLARHAHMSARTFSRRFAEETGQSPGTWIRNRRIDYARELLESHDLPIDEVARLSGLGTAGNLRHHLRRGLGMSPSSYRKVYQGT, encoded by the coding sequence GTGCACCGCGTCGCCGTCCTCCTCATCCCTCCGGTGATCGCCTTCGACGCGACCATCGCGCCGATGCTGTTCGGCTACGCGACCGACGCCGACGGCAACCCCCTGTACGAGGTCGTGACGTGCGGCGTCGACGGCGAACCCGTGCACTCCACCAACGGGTTCGCGATCGTCCCCGCCGCAGGCCCCGAGGCGCTCGCGAGCGCGGACACCGTCGTCGTGCCCGGCACCACTTATGCGGCCGCCCGGCAGGACGGCGTGCTCGAGGAGGACGTGTCGGCCGCGCTGGCGAGGATTCCCGCGGGTACCCGGCTGGTCTCGATCTGCACCGGAGCGTTCGTGCTCGCGGCCGCGGGCCTGCTCGACGGCAGGCCGGCCACCACGCACTGGCGCTGGGCCGATGAGCTGCGGCGCCTTCATCCGAAGATCGCGGTCGACGAGAACGTGCTGTTCGTCGACGACGGGGATCTGCTCACCTCGGCGGGGCTCGCGGCGGGAATCGACCTGTGCCTGCACATCATCCGGACCGATCACGGTGCCGGGGTGGCCAACGCGGTGGCGCGCTACTGCGTCGTGCCGCCATGGCGTGAGGGCGGGCAGGCGCAGTTCATCGACCGCAGACTCCCTGAGCCCGAGCAGGCCACCACATCCACGGCCGGGACGCGTGAATGGGCGCTCGACCGGCTGCACGAGGAACTCACCGTCGAGCGACTCGCCCGCCACGCGCACATGAGCGCCCGCACGTTCAGCCGCAGGTTCGCCGAGGAGACCGGGCAGTCACCCGGGACGTGGATCCGCAACCGGCGCATCGACTACGCGCGGGAACTGCTGGAGTCCCACGACCTTCCGATCGACGAGGTGGCCCGGCTCTCGGGACTGGGCACCGCGGGCAACCTGCGCCACCATCTGCGCCGCGGGCTCGGGATGTCGCCGTCGAGTTACCGCAAGGTCTACCAGGGCACCTGA
- a CDS encoding CPBP family intramembrane glutamic endopeptidase translates to MTRFIQQAREPEVCHEAPEQIRRRRIVVSVFLLIGAGLLGYSLTRSPGDGSFLWLTLVLAAVWAVGAFVSGPLHLGYLHVRGRDRRPALAGAVVGITLAGVFVVGALIAREIPGIREFITRVLEFSNTGPLALIVFITVINGVAEELFFRGALYSALGKFYPVVVSTLIYIVTTMASGNPMLGFAAIILGAVCAMERRVTGGVLAPMLTHFFWGLAMVLALPPIFGV, encoded by the coding sequence GTGACCCGGTTCATCCAGCAGGCACGTGAGCCGGAGGTGTGTCACGAAGCGCCCGAACAGATCCGGCGCCGACGCATCGTCGTCTCGGTGTTCCTGCTCATCGGGGCGGGACTGCTCGGATACTCGCTGACCCGCTCGCCCGGCGACGGCTCGTTCCTGTGGCTGACGCTGGTGCTGGCCGCGGTGTGGGCCGTCGGCGCGTTCGTGTCCGGTCCCTTGCACCTGGGGTACCTGCATGTCCGTGGGCGGGACCGGCGCCCCGCGCTTGCCGGTGCCGTCGTCGGTATCACGCTCGCGGGTGTGTTCGTCGTCGGCGCCCTCATTGCCCGCGAGATCCCCGGCATCCGTGAATTCATCACGCGTGTACTGGAATTCAGCAATACCGGGCCGCTGGCGTTGATCGTGTTCATCACCGTCATCAACGGCGTCGCCGAGGAACTGTTCTTCCGCGGTGCGCTGTACTCCGCGCTCGGGAAGTTCTACCCGGTGGTGGTGTCGACGCTGATCTACATCGTGACCACGATGGCCTCGGGCAACCCCATGCTGGGGTTCGCGGCCATCATCCTGGGCGCGGTGTGCGCCATGGAACGCCGCGTTACCGGGGGTGTGCTCGCACCGATGCTCACCCATTTCTTCTGGGGTCTGGCGATGGTGCTCGCACTCCCGCCGATCTTCGGCGTGTAG
- a CDS encoding TetR/AcrR family transcriptional regulator has translation MAGERPGGRTAAVRRAVLSAAEDLLIEAGFDGLELTVVAERAGVGKSTVYRRWGTVPALVADLLTDMAEQSLPRADTGSLRGDLQANARLVRRTLADARQGRLFKAMIAAATCDPRTAEALEDFYARRIVEWSGCVTDAIARGEAPAGTDAAAAIRQVSAPLYYQFLTSTKRLTTADADRAADAAVAAIDAGVYTARG, from the coding sequence GTGGCTGGTGAACGACCCGGCGGGCGCACCGCCGCTGTGCGGCGGGCGGTGCTCTCGGCCGCAGAGGATCTGCTGATCGAGGCCGGGTTCGACGGTCTTGAGCTCACCGTGGTCGCCGAACGGGCCGGCGTGGGGAAGTCAACCGTGTACCGCCGGTGGGGGACCGTCCCGGCGCTCGTCGCCGACCTGCTGACCGATATGGCCGAACAGTCGCTGCCCCGTGCGGACACCGGATCACTGCGCGGCGATCTGCAGGCCAATGCCCGGTTGGTGCGCCGCACGCTCGCGGACGCGCGGCAGGGCCGGTTGTTCAAGGCCATGATCGCCGCGGCCACGTGCGATCCGCGCACAGCCGAGGCGCTCGAGGACTTCTATGCGCGCCGCATCGTGGAGTGGTCAGGGTGTGTGACCGACGCCATAGCGCGCGGCGAGGCGCCGGCGGGAACCGACGCCGCGGCGGCAATTCGCCAGGTGTCGGCCCCGCTGTACTACCAATTCCTCACGAGCACAAAGCGCCTCACGACCGCTGACGCGGACCGTGCGGCGGACGCGGCGGTTGCCGCGATCGATGCGGGGGTATACACGGCGCGTGGATAG
- a CDS encoding NAD(P)H-binding protein gives MRMMVTGATGYVGSRLVTALLAHDHDVVVASRNTARLTDFGWFPDVSAVRLDAGDADSVRDAFGKAGDIDVVYYLLHGIGEPGFREADNRAATNLATAARDAGVQRVVYLGGFVPDDDTLSDHLAGRAEVAHALSVDGGPEVVWLGAAMIIGAGSTSFEILRYVADRFPVMPLPSWLSNPMDPISIRDVLHYLVAAADTDKVPAGAYDICGPETTTYRGVLAAYSRLAGKRRFGVPVCGVATGLASRVSAVALPVPDGLTADLTVSLEYPMTADGDGIRHVVPDPPGGLLGVDDAIRRALAGGRRKPVNMLPDPHHLADTDPVWAGGDPARLRQLAGAVLPSVTRPALALLGLLPGPVAGAVRTGLDTMIGLVPKGAR, from the coding sequence ATGCGGATGATGGTGACCGGCGCGACCGGATATGTCGGCTCGAGGCTGGTCACGGCGCTGCTGGCGCATGATCACGACGTCGTGGTGGCAAGCCGCAACACGGCCAGGCTGACCGACTTCGGGTGGTTTCCCGACGTGAGCGCCGTACGGCTCGACGCGGGCGACGCCGACTCGGTACGTGACGCGTTCGGCAAGGCAGGCGACATCGACGTCGTCTACTACCTGCTGCACGGCATCGGTGAACCCGGCTTCCGTGAGGCCGACAACCGCGCCGCGACCAACCTCGCCACGGCCGCACGTGACGCCGGGGTCCAGCGCGTCGTCTACCTCGGCGGGTTCGTCCCCGACGACGACACGTTGTCCGATCACCTGGCGGGCCGTGCCGAGGTGGCCCATGCTCTGAGTGTGGACGGCGGCCCCGAGGTGGTGTGGCTTGGCGCGGCGATGATCATCGGCGCGGGGTCGACGTCGTTCGAGATCCTGCGGTACGTGGCCGACCGTTTCCCGGTGATGCCGCTGCCGTCGTGGCTGTCGAACCCCATGGATCCCATCTCGATCCGCGACGTGCTGCACTATCTGGTGGCCGCGGCCGACACCGATAAGGTGCCCGCCGGGGCATATGACATCTGTGGGCCCGAGACCACCACCTACCGTGGGGTTTTGGCGGCGTACTCCCGCTTGGCGGGCAAGCGGCGTTTCGGCGTGCCCGTGTGCGGCGTGGCCACCGGTCTTGCTTCCCGCGTGTCCGCGGTGGCGCTGCCCGTGCCGGACGGTCTGACCGCGGATCTCACGGTATCCCTTGAATATCCGATGACCGCCGATGGTGACGGCATCCGCCACGTGGTGCCGGACCCGCCGGGCGGTCTGCTCGGCGTCGACGACGCGATCCGGCGGGCACTTGCGGGCGGGCGCCGCAAACCCGTCAACATGCTGCCGGATCCGCACCACCTCGCCGACACCGATCCGGTGTGGGCCGGCGGCGACCCGGCACGCCTGCGGCAGTTGGCCGGCGCGGTACTGCCATCGGTCACCCGTCCGGCACTCGCGTTGCTTGGTCTGTTGCCCGGCCCGGTGGCAGGCGCGGTGCGCACAGGGCTCGACACGATGATCGGGCTGGTGCCCAAGGGGGCGCGGTGA
- a CDS encoding gamma carbonic anhydrase family protein encodes MPEPLIIPILGHAPQLDPESFVAPNASVIGQVSLAARASVWYGATLRAESEPIEIGEGSNIQDGVTVHVDPGFPCRLGTGVTVGHNVVLHGCTVEDDSLIGMGAVVLNGAVIGAGSLVAAGAVVPQGMVVPPRSLVAGVPGKVRREMSDDEVEHNRFNAKAYVHLIDLHRQAG; translated from the coding sequence ATGCCGGAGCCGCTGATCATCCCCATCCTCGGCCATGCGCCGCAACTCGATCCCGAATCGTTCGTGGCGCCCAATGCCAGTGTGATCGGCCAGGTTTCGCTGGCCGCACGCGCCAGCGTCTGGTACGGCGCGACGTTGCGCGCCGAGTCCGAGCCCATCGAGATCGGTGAGGGCAGCAACATCCAGGACGGCGTCACCGTGCACGTCGACCCCGGCTTCCCGTGCCGCCTCGGCACCGGCGTGACGGTCGGCCACAACGTGGTGCTGCACGGCTGCACCGTCGAGGACGACAGCCTGATCGGCATGGGCGCGGTGGTGCTCAACGGCGCCGTGATCGGCGCCGGTTCGCTGGTGGCCGCGGGTGCGGTGGTGCCGCAGGGCATGGTGGTGCCGCCGCGTTCGCTCGTGGCGGGCGTGCCGGGCAAGGTGCGACGCGAGATGAGCGACGACGAGGTCGAGCACAACCGCTTCAACGCCAAGGCCTACGTGCACCTCATCGATCTGCACCGACAGGCGGGTTGA